The proteins below are encoded in one region of Apodemus sylvaticus chromosome 13, mApoSyl1.1, whole genome shotgun sequence:
- the Sft2d3 gene encoding vesicle transport protein SFT2C, with protein sequence MADLHRQLQDYLMQGKASRPAVAEPLLGARAAEEPAAGDRAAGTWLGSTALRWPWARSPAEPPPAGSRCIPSVTRGQRLVAGGLCLLLAALCFGLAALYAPVLLLRARKFALLWSLGSVLALASAALLRGGPACGRLLRGEETPSRSALCYAAALGTTLYAALVLRSTALTALGACAQVAALLYALLGLLPWGGMTALRLALGRLNRGTGLANALPV encoded by the coding sequence ATGGCGGATCTCCACCGCCAGCTGCAGGACTACCTGATGCAGGGTAAAGCGAGCAGGCCGGCAGTCGCAGAGCCGCTGCTCGGTGCGAGGGCAGCAGAGGAGCCTGCGGCCGGGGACAGAGCTGCCGGGACCTGGCTAGGCAGCACGGCTTTGCGATGGCCGTGGGCACGGAGCCCAGCCGAGCCGCCACCCGCGGGCTCGCGGTGCATCCCAAGTGTGACGCGAGGGCAGCGCCTGGTGGCGGGCGGCCTGTGCCTGCTGCTGGCCGCGCTCTGTTTCGGCCTGGCGGCGCTCTACGCGCCAGTGCTGCTGCTGCGCGCGCGCAAGTTCGCGCTCCTCTGGTCGCTGGGCTCCGTGCTGGCGTTGGCGAGCGCGGCGCTGCTGCGGGGCGGCCCGGCTTGCGGCCGTCTGCTGCGCGGCGAGGAGACGCCTTCGCGGAGCGCGCTGTGCTACGCAGCCGCCTTGGGCACCACGCTCTACGCCGCGCTGGTCCTGCGCAGTACAGCGCTGACGGCGCTGGGCGCGTGCGCACAGGTAGCCGCGCTCCTCTATGCGTTGCTAGGGCTCCTGCCCTGGGGCGGCATGACCGCGCTGCGCCTGGCGCTTGGTCGCCTAAATCGCGGGACCGGCCTAGCCAACGCGCTCCCGGTGTGA